AAAATCTCATACATGCCGAAGGTACATCTGAGACCTTCCTTCCAAGCAACTATGACATAGATAGACAGATGCGAGTGTACTTCAGGAAACTAGCAAGCCTTGCCATTCGGATGAAAGGAATATCATCCTAATGAAAGCCTGATTCTTCCCTTATCAATGTTTGAGATGCCTGGTTGTGCCAATTTCCCTAGTTGACAATATGACTTTTATGCCTGGCGGCAACTCGGATCTTATGTTCTTTAGATGCCCAGCTTATCTGCCAGTTGTCTGGCTGTAAAAGGAAGAGGTTAGTTCACAACTCTGAAAGCCGAAGACGAAGCGAGGAAGGCAGCTACAGAGCAGCAGATAAGGAAGAGATTTAGGCAACTTAATTGACCTACCGGACTCTAAAGAAAGGGTACCACTTATTTGGAAACTCGAAACTTGCTGGTTTCCAAGCGAAACTCGATGCTACTTTAACACAAGGGCCGGTGTCCATCATTGAAAGTGGCATCTCTGTTTGCGCACATTGGAGAAAGTGCTCTGCTAGTGAAATCGGTCCATTGACACCTATAATTGTTTCAACCAAGGCCGAGCACTCTTCTCGAATTTTTGGATGCACTCTCGCTTTAAGTAGCTGAAACCTCTATGTGGAAAAGTTTCTTATTGCGAAATGAATGGCATTCTAGAAGCTCTCACTCAAACAAGGGCTTCCTATACTGTACTAAACAGAATCAGTGGACATAGAGCATGTCCCCCTCCTGACGTTCCCCTAGCGGGGGAACTATCAATAGCGATTGTTGCTCCTTATGCCTGGTTCCGCTCAACTCTCCCTTCAGAGCTACCCTTGCCTGAAAGCGGAAGAGGTAGCTTACTAACCTACTGGAGTAAGTAGTCTTGTCCGAAAGCCTCAGGCGAAAAGACAGCAACAAAGTAACAAGGTTCTGAAAAAAAGACAAGCCTTAAGGCAACTAAAGCTAGGAAGGTAGGTTAAAGTGACTAGTCTTTCTTATCCGAAAGCAAGCAAGACAACAAGGGAGGTTTTAGGCAACTCGCTGGTTTCGAGATGGGTTTCCTTGCGGGTGTGTCCACTTGTTTTCCTATTCAAGTTCTGGTTCCAATTTCAGAAAGTTCATATTCTTATTGCCACTACTTAGCATACACCGGTTAAAAGGTTAAATGGTTCATTTTTCTGAACTTCAGATGAGTTAGGTTCTTTACGCAAAGAAGCCAGGCGAAAAGCGCACACGAAGATTCTAAATAATATGTGAAAATAGAATCATCGACAAGATGTTTATCAGAGAGATTTTCTTATGGGATACAATCGAAGGGCTCATAAAATGCAAAACTTGAGAAGTAAGGGAATATCGATGGCCTTTGTTGAACAGAGAGCGAACGGACGGCAAGTGACTTTGATCTCATGCTGGCCTTTACTTCGGCTACTAATAAGGGGGTTGGGGTTTGACAAAAAAAGACTGGGGCTTCGTTTAGCCGCCTATGTAGTAAGAAAAACTCTGAGTTTGACGTTGAATAGCCATAGTGAGTTCATCACCAGTGGCATAAGCAGAGGAGGCATATGGGGTGGGGAGAAAGGCAATTTACCTGACTTCTTACAATTCCAGTTGAACCCGCAACAAAGCCAGCGTTGCTTTCGTGGGATCAACTGCTCGTTTTCGATATAGAACTGGATAATCAAAAACTgcgtctctttttttttttttttgaatcgaGCGAGATGATATGCTGAAACGGGTGCTAGCTTGAAAACCGCCGCAGAACGAAGCAAGGCTGTCGGTTGAGGCCTCTCCGGGCTTTCATAAAGCAGTCTCTCAACAATCAGTATTTCTTATGAATAGTAGGGCACTGAGGGAGAACTTATCGACGACAAAAAAGACGAGGTTTCTGTTGGAGGGTCCCTGACGCCCCGAGTCAAATGGAATTGAAAAGACTTTTTTGATATTTCAAGGTGGCATCTCGAAAGTGCCGCTAGTCGGTTTAATCATGGAACGTCCAAAAAGCCTGGTCAAATGCGAACATTATTATTAGAAAAAGATGCCCTAGAACATGTTATTGAATTGAGTGAGAGGTCCCTTTCTTTCCTACTACTGAACCCGGAAATTGCGTAGATTGCTTTGCTTGGGATTCCCTAAGTAACCAAACCAATCCCTGTCATTTCACACGGAAAATGGTCTGTTTTGAGCGTTTGAAGTGGACGAACAATCAGCGTACGTAAtcgagtttcatgccatcatgTCTTTCTGCCCAGCAGCGCTGGAAACCGCTTTCATGCGTCTTGGTTGTTGGTGGAGAAGAAAACCCGCCTGAAAACAAAGATTCTATTTTCAATAGTTTCAAAGGCTTGAAGGAGCGTAGCCTTATTCAAAAGGAATTGATAGGATTTTCTCTCTCCGATTATCTCCTACAATAAGATAAGAGGTAAGAAGCAAGGAAGACTGTTTATGAATAGCCCTTTTCAGTTCCAATGCGCGGAATCAAAAAAAGACTATCTTTCTTTCGGGGTCATAGATCAGAGAATTCCCTCTTTCAAGCTTCCTTACAGGCAGAAGAGTTAGCAAAGGTACAGACAGCCCGATCTAGCCAGTGAGCAAGCATGTCCGCTTTCGATTCAATATCTTTCTTAACACCCGGAAAATTATATGCCTCTATAGTAGCCTGCAACGGAATGCAGCTATTTCTGACGGATAGCTATGTTAGCTAGGCCACCTGCCTGATCAGGGTTTCCATCCGAACTAGTGCCTTAAGCAGGAAGGCAAATGCCATTTTGTGGTAGGGTATCGTATATAAGAGAAAGCTTGCTTTTAGGAGTGATCTTTCGCCTTTATTGAGGAGATATAAAACAAGCTTACTTACTAATAAAGCGGCAAGAAGCACCTTCTTTCTCAAAGTCAACTTTCTCTCCCTTTTTACTAGTAGTTGAGTGCTCATTGTTGTTCGGATCTTGACCGGATCCGAGCTTCCCAAGCTCTATGCTGTTGGGGAACTCTGCAAGGGTCTTACCACCTTCTTGATTGACTATATTTGAGTCTTTGGAGTACTTTAGGATTATATTCCGCGCCGAGGATTTGTGCTTGTGGGCCGGGGTGAATATTGCAGACCAGCGGATCTGGTGGTCGACAATCGTTCGGACTTGGTAAAGGTTGTCGCAGCACCTGTAGTAGGACAGAGGACTTATCGCGATGCCCGCGGACCAATTTACGATGTCTCCGTCGCTGACGTTCGTCAAGCAGGCCACGTGGATTGGCCAGGGTCTTCTTCGGCTAATGAGACCTCGATCCCGAAGCCTTCGAAGTATCTTTTTGATAGGTGCCTCTATTTGTATGGGGAATTCGCTGCTGATAGATCTCGCCCAGTGTCCCCCTCCTTCCCCCGCCGCCTTCCGACCCGCGGGAGTATACAATGACAATGTCGGGGCATGAGTGCCCGATCGTGAGACTACCTGTTGAACGTCCGATGGCACCTTGCTCCGACCTGAGCTATGCAACAACGAGATCTCCCTTGATCCTTGCCGTATGTGCTTGACGGCCCCCCATAAGACGCTCACTTGGGGACTTCTTACTCCAGCTGTTCCAAGAGTCTCCGCTAGTTGAACCGCGTCCAGTAGACTCCCTCTTCCGCTCATCCCCTTCGTCAGCTCTTTGATCGGGATACTATTACCTAGGTTCCTAAACTTGGAATGGATGGCGGAGCGTAGGTGGCAAGCAGTTATATGGATACGGTGCTTTACCCGTAGACGCTTCTCCAGCTCTCGCAAGAATTGTATGGGAGTCGCCCTCGGAGGGACTTCCCGAATGACCGTACCGAGGAATTCTACCGTACTCCGTGCAGCTATGGTTGTTGATCCTGCAGAGTCTACCCAAAGGTTCAAGCCAGATTGTAGGAAGTGGGCGATACGTTTTTGTATTTCTATGAGAAGCTCGACGGAACCCACGATTCCCAGTAGTAAGTCGTCGGCATATCGCGCGTAACAAATCCTTATTAAGTAATCGGTTTTTAAGGGGGCCAGCTTACGGGCCAGGCCTCTCTCTGACCTGATAACAAGTATCGCCTCCCCGCCCAGCTCTATCAGCGGGCCCTTTCTTTTGCAATACTTAAAAGAGTCTCTCATGGCCCAATTATTATTACAGCGTTCTCTACCATAGAATTCGGACTTCCGGGGAAACCCGGCGGCTTCTATGAAGAAGGCGGCGCAAAGGAGGCTCGAGGGCTTGTTAAGGAAGGCGGCAAGGGCCGACGAAGGGTGGAAAACGAAAGGCCTTTTCTGGTCCCCCCTGAGCCGGGGGGTGCTTGTGGGGGGGGTGTGCCACGACGAAACAAGGGAATGAAAGGCCGCTTTGCGTTGGATGCTCTTTAACCTCCCCACAATGATGGCTCTGTTGTCTTGGGGAGCGTTGAAGCTTGCTTCTTCGGAAGACTTTTCTTGGTCATCAATACGACCTGTTCTTAATAGAACCGATCTTATTCTCTGAACAATCGGAATTTCGTACTTCTGTCGGATCCTCCCTATCTCCTGATCGAGCTTGTGTAGGTAGATGTTGCCTGGTAGGGCCGATAGTAATACACTGTGTGGGACGGAGTAAGGGCCCTTCTCACCTCCTACGAGTCGTCCGGCGGAAAAGACTTTCTGAATGGGGTAAAAGAACTTGGGATCGTCGATCTCTTCCTTAAAGATTGGGATGAGTCGATGTCGGTCGATGGTGTGAAAACACTTCCTGATGTCGAATTCCAAAAACCAGCGAGAGGTTCCCCACTCTTCTTTGATCCGTCTTAGGACGGAGTGGAAGCCTCGACCCGAGCGGAAGTGCGATGTGTCTGGAAACTCGAGATCGTAAATGGATTCGAGTACCATTCTGATCGCCTCTTTCATGATCCTTTCTATAGGTAGAACTACTGTGAGCGGTCTAAACTTCGACccttatttctttcttcatattgTAAAGGGGAGCAAAGCCCGTTTTTTGCTCCCTCTATTGATAGAAAAAGGGCACTCCTGCCGTCGTTTCAGTGACTCATAGGGCTTCCCTCAGCTCAGTCTTTTTCGTTCTTGAGAATGGTCGCCACTTCTCCCAGGACCGGAATGATTATCCCTGCCCGATGGGTCTACATCCATCCCTGAATGTCGTCGGGTACTGTTAACTTCCCCGCCATTCTTGTAACTGTCACCTGTAATCCGCGCAGGTGTGTCCGCACCCCCCTGAGTGGACGAGAAAGAAAGGATTTCTCGGAGCAACCCCCCAGGTTCCAGACCCAGGAGTCAACTTTCCCGTATGAGCATTCGGTACATGTATCAGTCCGTGGAAGAGTGAAAGGGTCACCACTACTGAGGATCCCCCCCTAATCTTAGATAGGTCGTCTGAGGGTTCGCCGCGGTTCATTGCTGTGCTTACACACAAGGCTACCCTTTTCCGAAAGCTCCGCAGGACCACCTACCACTAGTCTTCGGCCGGAGGGGTTTATTGCACAAAAAGGCCGGGGCGCAGGCTCCCGAAGAGAGAAGCCCAACGAATGTCAGATGCAAAGCCCCGCACCTCATTAAGATCATATTGGCATACTCtcccaaaaaagaaagagcaGACCCCATTGAAGACGAGAGTGAGGTACAACAAGGCCATTTCTGTCCACCGCCCTTCTCACGGAGCCGTACGTGGACGTTACCGCTCATACAGCTCCCAGCCAGCAAGCAGTTAGCCTTCCTCTACAAGGAATGGAAGTGTGGATGAATCGACATCAAATATAGGATTGTTGTTGTACACGATCTCCATTTTAGTAGTCCTAGCTATCCACTCCACTATGTGGTAGAGTGTTCGTCCCCACCCCTTCGCAGGGGTACCTTCCCTTTTAATTGAGAGAAGGACTCGGAATTGACTCCCCTCGATTCGAGATCCGAAAGAAGGGTATGGAGTTTCTCCAAGGAATGCTCTCCCGTGGCGGTACGCGGATTCTCGAGGGCCCGAGCTCCCCGTCCCAGCCAATCTCCTTCTGGATCAAGGCCAGACATGACCCTGAAAATATCGACCTTGACCTCGAATAGGTCTTCGGCTTCAATTCGGGCCTGTTGTATGATGTATGACCTCGGCAGAAGGAGGGGTTTTTCTCCTCAAACTCAAAGGCCGCTCTTTGGATGCTTTCTACACTGTCGCCCCCTATGATCTCATCTTCTTGATATGGAAAGGGGACGACAGGGGCAGGGGAAGCTACTTCATTTGGGGCAGGCGCCGGACGTGCTCTTTCTTTTTGTAGGTTGATGGACGACGATGTGCCTGTGCTTTCCCTTTCTGAAGTCTCTCCCTGCCCTTTAGAAGATCTCAGGGCTTCCGTCCAGTTTGGATCTTCAGAGCTTGATGCGCCCGAAGGAGCCATCATCATCTTACCGAAATCGGTTTCGGCACTCATGACGGCCCCGACAATTAAAAGAAAGGACAAGGTCAGACTCCCGGGGAACCCCTTCATTAAGAAGGAAGTGAAGGTGTGCCTCCCCAGAGAGCCCCCAACTCTATAACATTTGGTCTCAAACAACTCTATTTTCTCGAGTTTCAGGCAAATATAATAAAAGCACATAATAGAGGTGCGCAGCAGTAGGAAGGAATAGAAAAAATGACGGACTCTATTGATCAGACTCGTTAGTTCCGCAGCTCGGGGAGAAAGTTCCATAATTCAATTGTTGATAGATAGAAGGGAGAATGCCGCTTTAGAAAAAACCACCTTACAACGTACGTTAAGACACCCATTGCACAGGAAGGCTATGTCATTCCTGGACTATTGCTAATGAGATTTAGAAAGTCCCAAGCTGGTTCCCAATACCAACGACGCATTCCATGGTCCGCTAGATCACAATAGATGTCTTTCAATAAAGATAGGTCATTCACCGCTTCTTCCCCAAAAACCGCTTGGCAGAACTCTATTGGACTCCATTCTGGTGTTaattctttcccacttccattCGTTGCTCAAAAAGAGCGGTGATATCACTCAAAACTTGAGTGCTAGTAATATCACCCGAATTGGCGTCCGACAGAGTGCTACTAGTCGAACCTTCGTGGGACCTCAGAGATAAACCTAAATCCACCGGGGAAGATGAATTAGAAGGAGAATTGGAAAATGAATTGGTTATccataaagagaaagaaagttttCTTCTAGTTCCGCTTCTTGCTCTTCCAATTCAGAAAGACTTGTCGGAAATCGCCGGTTGGGTTGGTCCGACCAAGAAAGGCATGGGGCTTTTGGGCCTTGCTTGGGCCGAGCTAGGCTACCTAGTAATTTACAACCACCACTCTATCTAGCCTAAGGAATTTGCTATCCGCGCTTTTTTTTTCGATCTTGTACCTTAGTACACTGAACACTTACctaatcttgaatcttgaaagTTGACTTTCTTTTTCAATCAACTGGCATACCTTTGGGCATACCTTGAACCTAGCCCGAAATTCTTTCTTGACTTTCTCTTCCAAAATTTCGAGTTTGTGATCGAGGGCGGCCAAATATGAGATAGGTTGCAGCTATAGTCAGAACTGAACCTGGCAAATTTCCTAATGTTGACCCCACGGAGCGGTAGCGAAGGAGACAGCAAATGGATGGAAATTCTCCACTTTATGGCTGCCGCCGCTTCTATCTCCGGCGCTCTGAATATCGGGTATGATTGTTACTTTCTTGCCCTGCCCCACTCCCACCCACCTCTTCCGAAAAGACAACCTCGATCATTCATTACATATGATATATCGAGAGTTCAAGACCATAACGTAATTCATTTAGAGAATGCCGATGAGAAAGTGGATCTGGTTCCGAGATCTGGAAAGCTGTGAATACAGTTAGTGAAGCTAGACCGGGAAGTAGGGTATCCCTGGAAAAGAGGTCGGCCTTAAGTTCTAGCTTAGACTGAAGAGTTGTAGCTTTGCTTTCTGAAAGAGTAATTTTCTCGTTATTAGAGAGAAGCAGAAGCCTCAGAAGGGAGCACTCGTGGCACACTTACTATATCCCATTCCAGCCTCACCTTACCCTTTCGTTAACTAACCTACCTTGCTTTTCAAATACAAATAGAAAACCACTCAGGTCAATAGCTCCTTTCATCATGGGTCACTGTCCCTAATCAATTTTGATCACTAAAAAAGACCTCCGCAGGACCTTCACCCGGAAGACAGAATCAAAGGTAGACAACAGTCAGTTGTTTCACTTCAGTAAGAGGTAAGgcagaaaaagggaaaagggaaaGGCACCTTGACTTTGAAAACTCAAAGGGCAAGCAAGGGAAGTGCAAGCTAACTAATGGCAAGGGCCGGAGATAGAGAGTGATGAAGGGGGAAGAGGAGCTTGGTAGCTTGCTCCAGTCCAGTTTCAGAGGTTCAGAAGCCAAAGGCAACTCTCAGACCATTTGAGTTTACAGACTCTGCCGCTTAGGTGACTACGAGATAGAACATGGGTTCACCCGCTCAAAACTACAACTAGACTACCAGTAGAGGAACTGAACGGGCAAGAAGACCTACTAATAGGAGGAAAAGGTGCTATCCCAATAGGTTCCGGATCGGATCGAGCAATAAGTGAAGGAGCTTGACCAATCCCAATGAGGGAAGTAGTGAAAGAGAAGCGGAAGGGACATCTTGAACTCAGGGGGAAGGGACCTTAATGACAACAAAAGAAGTGCGTGCATTTCCCGATCAAAGAAGCCCTTGAACTCACCTCCATTCAACAAAGAAATTTCACACATGAACTCTCCTCGGGATTGGACTCTTTCTGACAGCCCTTTTGCCAGCGTAGATGAATCTTCTATCCAGATCTGATTTCGACCCGTCTTCCAAGACACCTTCAACCAACCGTAGAGATCAGGGGTGAGATATCAAAGTCGACCTCCTTGTCAGGTCAGATAGATGACTGGCATATAGAGATGCTTAAAACATCATTCTTTGAATAACTGAAAACAGAAGCGACGAAGCAAGGAGCTTAGCGTACCGTTTTTGACTACCTTCTCTGTCATGTCTGAGTTCTAACATTCTAGGGAATCTGTGCTTTGCTTTGTCAATGTCACTTTCAATATGCTTCACACATACAAGTTTGATTGAACTGTTCACATGGGCCATCTAGAGAGATTATATAAAGCGTGCCGTTAGGGAGGAGAACTCTTGAATAGGAAAGAGGGGGAAAACGGACGATGAGATCAGTCGCAGGCCAATGAACATATCTAAATCGACATCAATAAATAGCTTTGCGTAAATAAAGATAGATGCCCCTGACTCGGGGATTAGCCCTTCCTCGTCTCTTCCCTACCTTCTTGGGTCAGCAGTTGATCTCGTTGCCTCAGACCTTTCTAGGGCGTGCCCCCTACCCTAACAGAACGACTTGCCCTTCCATGCGCTAAGCTGGGCAGAGCGCTTTCAGAAAGAGGACTGTACCGATTATAGAGTAGCATTCTTCTCCTTCACATCGTCGGTCAACTCTGGGGACAGTGGATAGAGCTCGTCCCTATTTGACTGAAGAGGGTAGGGTTCGCTCCTATGACAAGTGCAGCTTGTTGACTGCCACAGACCGGCTTTCCTCAGTCGTTGACTGTGGCGAGGCTACCCCTCTATCAAGAGAAGAAGTTTTCCCGAATCAATGAGATGGGATTCCTCCGCCTTCCATG
This window of the Lycium ferocissimum isolate CSIRO_LF1 unplaced genomic scaffold, AGI_CSIRO_Lferr_CH_V1 ctg18037, whole genome shotgun sequence genome carries:
- the LOC132042805 gene encoding uncharacterized protein LOC132042805, with the translated sequence MKEAIRMVLESIYDLEFPDTSHFRSGRGFHSVLRRIKEEWGTSRWFLEFDIRKCFHTIDRHRLIPIFKEEIDDPKFFYPIQKVFSAGRLVGGEKGPYSVPHSVLLSALPGNIYLHKLDQEIGRIRQKYEIPIVQRIRSVLLRTGRIDDQEKSSEEASFNAPQDNRAIIVGRLKSIQRKAAFHSLVSSWHTPPTSTPRLRGDQKRPFVFHPSSALAAFLNKPSSLLCAAFFIEAAGFPRKSEFYGRERCNNNWAMRDSFKYCKRKGPLIELGGEAILVIRSERGLARKLAPLKTDYLIRICYARYADDLLLGIVGSVELLIEIQKRIAHFLQSGLNLWVDSAGSTTIAARSTVEFLGTVIREVPPRATPIQFLRELEKRLRVKHRIHITACHLRSAIHSKFRNLGNSIPIKELTKGMSGRGSLLDAVQLAETLGTAGVRSPQVSVLWGAVKHIRQGSREISLLHSSGRSKVPSDVQQVVSRSGTHAPTLSLYTPAGRKAAGEGGGHWARSISSEFPIQIEAPIKKILRRLRDRGLISRRRPWPIHVACLTNVSDGDIVNWSAGIAISPLSYYRCCDNLYQVRTIVDHQIRWSAIFTPAHKHKSSARNIILKYSKDSNIVNQEGGKTLAEFPNSIELGKLGSGQDPNNNEHSTTSKKGEKVDFEKEGASCRFISK